The following DNA comes from Caretta caretta isolate rCarCar2 chromosome 10, rCarCar1.hap1, whole genome shotgun sequence.
AGATAGAAGTGTGTACAGGAGTTGTTCATTGTTTTAAGATTTGTCTTCTCTGAAATGCCGTTGTTCTGAATAAATACTTTGCTTTATGAAAGCTGGCTGGTCCCTGGTTAACCCTGTCATTGTCACTGAGAGAACAGGACTGCAGGCACTGAACTAAAGTCAGACCTGCTGAAAGGATTTCAGAGAATTGCCAGAGAATTCAGAGAGTTGTGGGACTCCCTAGAAGCCTGAGACCTAAGTGGGATGCCCTCAAGGAGGACACGAAGGGCTTAAAGGTGCAGTTACTCAAGAACTGTGACACAGACCATTTCTAAAAGACCTTCTGGAGCTGGTGGTCTGGACTCGTCTCCTCTTGTACTTCCAGATTATATTTTCCGCAGTCTGTTCCTGTCCACAGTTATGGGGCATGATTCTATGCATGCTTCTCTCTCCTTGGGTGCAAATTCCAAGTGGGCAAATTTTAAGTTCAAACACTCCACCCCACCACTGTCAGTGGGAGCCAAGAACTTTAAGAAATGCAAAGGTGGTTCATTTAAACAGCCATTAAGTATGTGATCTGGTAGCTTTTGTCAGTGAGAGACTTATGAGCTGCCTGGGTGGATGTGCTCTATAATTCTTCTTCCCAGAATTGCCTTAAAAAAGCTTCTTGGGCTTACAGTGTCCTTTCTGCTGTCTTGTGACTTCTCATTGCCACTTGTACAGCTTGTGTGTGTACTACCTTTTTGTGTGGATTTGTCCTTGAGGAGCAGCAACCTCACTAGCAAAATGGTCAAAATATACTGGATGCCCATCTCAGACAGTCAGAACTGAAGACCTGCAAGTgtgagggggcaggaggcagggaggagtATCATGTTTCATGTTTGGAAGAGAGACAGAACCAGTGTCCTGGGAGAGACCTTTGAAGTCCAAGTAGCGTATTACAATTTAAATGCCATACATTTATTGGGAGTCGCTTTCCTACTTGTTGCTTTTTCAACTAAGGAGCAAGAAGGGATCCTCCcagccaatgttccctctaatttttgacatgccatgtgtgcaaaaaatttcttctgtgcaaatttttgtgtgcatggTGTTTCACCgtgtgtgcggggtttaggatctgtgtgtgcatgcgcacacacacacacacacacacacagcttggagGGAACAGTGCTCCAAGCCCAAAGTTCTTACCCCCTTTTCAAATTTTAGTTCCACCCATTATGCAATCAGTTTTCCTCTCTTATAGGCTCTGCTGCATTAAAATGCCAAGAAGAGCTTATGCCATCTTTTTTCTCAGGGCTATTTATACATTGACACATCTAATTACCCTTGGCTACGTATTGTTCCGCACCCTTAGATGTCATCACAAAGCAGTCCAGTGTAATGAATAAGGGACTTATTTCATTAGGTCATGATCAAAGGGCATGGAAGAACATAAAGCTGCCCTAGTAGTTAAGAATTACACCAGAAATAAAtagccctgagagagggataaCATCACGTtattttttgttgccttttcttaAGGATTAGAATAATAGTAGCTGGGTGGATAAGAGTTatcattagggccctaccaaattcacggccatgaaaaacatgtcacagactgtgaaatctggtcttgggTGCTcttaccctatattatacagattttacaggggagaccagcatttctcaaattgggcatcccaacccaaaagggagttgcgggcgGGGGGTCACAGGgttattgtcacccttacttctgcattgccttcagagctgggtggctggacagAGGCAGCTGTTTGTGgggcactcagctctgaaggcagtgtcccgcaaacagcagcgcagaagtaaggacggCAATACTATACCAGGCcatcttacttctgcgctgctgctgctggcggtggctctgccttcagagctgggctcccagcccgcagctgccgctctccagcttcccagctctgaaggcagcgccgcagGCAGCAGCAGTTCAGAGGTAAGGGTAGAAGTACCGCaaccctccctacaataaccttgcgacacccccctgccccccctcacaACTCCTTTATGGGTTAGGACCCCTAAATTACagcaccctgaaatttcagatataaatagctgaaataatgaaatttattttaaaaatcctattactgtgaaattgaccaaaatggactgtgaattagggatgtaaaatagtAAACTGTTAGTcagtaagcattagtcttaccgGTTAACTGTCCTATCCATTAACCACAGCTGTGCCGACCGGCTGGTGGCCCCAGCAGTTAATCagttaaacaatataattttaatcatttaaacggttaacttttttaaacaatatttacatccctaccgtgaatttggtagggacctAGTTATCTCACTGCAATGCCAGGCTGTAGTCTCCCTTCATAGAGAATGAAGCTGCCATTATTCATGACCCTAGTGCATTTGGCTAGGAATGATTTTCCAAGGCCCCTGATGTTTCAGATGCCTGAAGAGGCAGTGTGTCCATTTGTTAtgtccctcctccccatctctctccaccTTCCAATGGCATAAGGCATTTGTTTCTAGTCCAGGAATGTTAAAATACTGGACCTTAAACTACAACTTTGATTTACAGAAAAACTAGTTTAGATCCTTTTTTGAGGCAATGATTTCCATTGCACTGGCATCTAGAGGCTAAGGCCCcggtgtgctaggcactgtatatgcacaacaaaaagatggtccttgcccaaaagattttactttgttttaagacTAGGGACAACAGGTGGACATGGGGAACGTAAGGGGACAGTAACATAGTTATGAGCAGTGGTCAGAACAGGCCAACTGCCTAACCATTGTTAAGTGTTTCTAAAAGACAGAGTTTCTCTCTTACTCCAAGGCCTTTCTGCTGGGACTCATGCTTCTGAGGCAGCCTGGCTTTTCAGACAAAAGATGAAAAATTAAGATactactgtaaaaataaaaagcttttatATTAGAAATGTGGTATAAAGAAAATGTGTCTTGCTATGGGTTTAAGATTCTGTTGGCGGGTTTGTGAGATGATTTCGTCACGTGATCAACATGGCCATCTCCAGCCCATACTAATGGGATCTTTAGTGCATGTCTCCAGCTATAAAATAGATACAAAATCCGTTTCCGGCATTAAAACGTCTGCTCTTCTTTTACCCCCTTCCTCCAAAGAATGTGCAAAAGCTTTCCATGCAGCTGGTTCCAGACTGGTGCTCTGTGGCAGAAATGGTGAGAGACTGCAGGACCTGGTGCAGGAGCTCTCTGCCAAGGCAAATCACGCAAAGAATGTAAGTGTAGGGAGAGAATGGGCTGTTACATCCTGGTGCTGGGTTTGCTGTTCATTCCATTACAGGATATGCAGAATTTCTTGTTGGCTGTGTTGAATGAGAGAGTTGCAATCCTGCAATTATCAGCAGTTTATGCTGCATGTATGGGAGTATAATCTAGTGATGTGTCCTGTCTTGCAGAAAATGTTCATGAGTCAACCAGCTTAAAAATGATGCATGATTTAACAAACCAAGTGTGTGCATGCAGAGTATAGACCTGTACCCCGGGCAGAGTAACTTAACtgactttaattttgtttttgatcTCTCCCTATGAAATTGGTTGGATAAAAGAATAGTATCTGGCCACTGAAGTTCTTCTTAGTGGTGCAGGTACAATCCCAGGATAACAGAACGGGCTGGGACTCTTTGACCATATCCGACTTATTTTATCTAACAAAGCAGTAACACACAGGAGCAAGAGAGATTCCAGGGGGATCGCACTTGCTCACTGCCTGGTGTTGGGAGCAGACCAAAGCGCAGTGCACTCCAGCTATTCTGTACTGATTTATTGGCCCACAGAGGACTGTTACATGTTGACACAACTTAGAGCTGCCGTAGGGAGGTGCAAAGGTGATTTAGAGCTGCCTTTTGATCCTCTCTCTCACCTTGTTCCTGCACCAGGTGCAGAAAAGGAGCAACATAGAACTGAGGCCCTTAGttgtatctctctctctgtcctaaCAACACATCCCTCccaaacagaacagaacaaaCTGGAGGGATGTGTGTATGGTACCTCCATGCACTCTGGCATTTACTTCCACAACTCTAACAACACAAGAATTTTCTGCTGTGCTCTTGGGCCAGATAATAATGCCATTTCTGTTTCCTCATTAAATAGCTCTTTGTCTCTGCTACTTCCACCCTTCACATTGCCACAAACCCTTCCCTAATGCAGAAGGGTGATCCATGTTTTAAAGTGTTACCAGTCTACTGCGGCTCAGATCCCCAGTAGATTGAGGATGGGACTGCTAGGAGGATGTGGGTAGGGAAGAAGAGTGGACCCTTCCCGATAGGGACTGTCCTATGGAAGTCTGACAGGATATAACAAGTAGAAGAAAATTGATCTCCGCACCACTCCATTTCATTACCCTTGTTACTTCCAGTGCTGGGAAGATCAAGAGGTGGCCCAGTTGTGAGGATCATAGAGTTCTAAGATCTGGCCAGGGGCAGCTACCCTCTCTACCAGtaatactcagacctcagtgttTCAggatcagcattacccaaaagagtcacagtagtgtgaattcattgtttcatttaccaaGCCTCAGTCTAAAGTATCACTGCTCGATGCTATGGAAGTGTGATCTGAGATTGACATGGTCCCAGCATACGGTTCTTCAGATTAAGATGGAACATTGCATGCTGGAACCTGTGGTTTCTTGAGTCCATACCAAAGGAAATGGAAATTTTCCTCTATTGATGATTGTGGGCTCCTTCCAAGTAGCCACTGCAGCCTATGATCGGACAAAGATTGGGTGATCCTGCCTTCTCAGCTTTGAAGGTACATTCCTCTTCTTTGCACCTTCTCCCTAAGAAATGGGAATGAACGGGCAGAATGTCCAAGAGCCCAGAAGAAGCCTTTTGCTAACATGTAGTTTGTTCACAGATACACAAACCTTTCACTGTGATCTTTGACCTCTCTGATACTAAAATGGTAGTAAGTGCTGCTGAAGAGATCCTGAAGTGTGTGGGTCATGTGGACATACTGATCAACAATGCAGGGATCAGTTACCGAGGAATGATATTGGACACGGGGATGGATGTGGACAAAAAAGTGATGGAAACCAACTACTTTGGTCCTATAGCATTCACAAAAGGTACATGCTACTTCTCCCTTCCTCATGCATTCAAGTGGGGCTGTTTCTTAGCTCTTCAGATCAGGATTACCTCTGCCCCTTGTTCTAATTGCCTACCCATTGCTCTCTGCTTTACATTGCCACCCCATTCTTAATCCTAATAAGATTCTTCAGAAAAGACCTCCTGAACTCTTTGCTCTCTCAATTCTCAGAGGCCCTTGCACTAAAATAGTTTCTTCCGTAATTGTTGCGTATCCATATTATTTGTGTATCCCTGGTGACAGCCCTATTATGTTTGTCTGGTTTGGAAAAGTTTCTATATAGACAGCAAAACTGGGATCCATCTGGGGAGTAGGTACCTGACACGAGTTTAGAAATATTGAAACCAAGAGCAAAAGCACTCTTTATCACTTCCGAGAGGCATTTCCTTCTGCCAAGCCATAGAGGGTTAGAAAAAGACAGACACCTTTATTGATAGCATATCTTAATCTACACAGAAGTAATTTGCCTCTCCTCCTTTAGTAACATTTCTGTTGCTCCCTGCCACTTTTGCTGTAGAATGTAAACCGTCCAGTCCTGCCTAAAATTGCCCAGAGTTTAGATGGGCTCAGCAGAGCCGGTCTTCTGTGAACTGTGCTTAGGTGCTTTGGCTTAACTAGAATCCCAGCTGAAGCTGCAGTTAGTGTTCAGGTTTAAAATGACAATCATGGTGCACGCAACCCTTTTGACCCCAAGGAGGGTGGTTCATGAGTCATTAGGAGTGTGTAGAATAGTTCATAATGGAGGGTGCCTCTGGTATTGCAGTCTCAAGTGGAGCTGGAAgattggggttgggggagaagaACAAGGAGAGAATGGACCTTCTTGGCATTGCTTAATCTGGGGCCTAACAAGGGGCTTTCACTTCAACGTGAGCATCTTGTTAACCAGTGTCCCCTGGCCCTGCTCCTAAATTGGATCAGCAGACCTTAGATGACCCCAGGTGTCAGTGACATGGCTCTTATAAACACTGATTCTGGTTAGCAGTAACAGCAattattaatctctctctctagctcttctGCCCTCCATGATCAAAAGACAACAAGGCCACATTGTGGTGATCAGCAGCGTTCAAGGCAAAATAAGCATTCCTTTCAGATCAGCATGTAAGTAGCTGTACGCAGGACAGGGAATAGGAGTCCAGGGCACTTGAGTGGAGGGCTGAATATTTGGATACTATTTCCACTGCTCCCGTCCTTGGAGGAGGCACTATGCATGGAATGCAAGAGCTGTGGAACACTCTCAGTGTGGCTCAACCCTCTGACAGTGGTCAGAAGTGTTCAAGGGAGGGGAGCCTTGATCATAAGTCTTAAAATCTTCATAGACTGAAGCGCTGGTCTAAAATTCTCATGGGAGGGCAGGTAGACCCTCCTTCCTTCCTGACAGCTTCATGGCATCGATCCATGCTAATGTCTGAGAGCCCCTGCAAACTTTAGTTACTAGGATTTAGCTCCATAATGGTATTGCCGTTTATCCATGCTCTTTTCCTGGCTGCTGCGTGACAGTTCTCCCTGGGTGTAGGGATCCTGGGAATGTACAAGCGAATCCTGTTACTTAAAGAGCACAGTATTTTTATCAAATCCATAAGCAGATAAGGTCTTTGGCATGAAGAGCCTGCAGTCGAATTTGGACATATAAGGGTAATAATTCAGACTCAAGACGAGCCATCTGTGAAAAAATTAGTGTAGGAGACCTCAAGAAAATAGAGATTtaaaaggagagagggagagtgcTTGAAACATGGGAAATTGGAGACCATTTCAAGCATAGACTGCAGGATGGAAAGAAGATACAAAGCTGAGAGATAAGAGGGAACAGCAAATAAGGAGGAATGCTCAGACGGGTTGTACGATGAAACGAGTGGGACCGTAAAGAGTCTGGTAGGGGAGGAGCTTGAACTTGATATAGAAGGAGCGGGGAAGGCAGTGAAGGGTTTCAAGAAGGGGTTGTGATGtgttcagagcagcagcagcagaagataacagaatagaatagaattaggttgggggagaacaagATAAGCTGAAGTAGTTGATAAAATATGCTCCAGGCCTGGACCCAGTTTTTGGAAGCTGGGATGAATGAAGAGAATATGGATTTTAGAGACCACATAAGTGACAGGACTTAATGAGAGCCTGAATGTGGGTTGGAGTAGGGAAGAAAAGAGATTCCAATTATCTAGTCTTGCAGACTCCATGATCGGGGAGAATTAGAGTGTTCCTATTGGACTGGGAAGAGAGACTTTGGGCAGTAGCTCAAttgaggggagggggatgcaTGGAAAAAAAGGTGAATAAATCCTGCCCTAGGTGGTATGACTTGTCTTTGCTCCCACCTAGTTGTATGATCAGGTTTTTAATTAAGTAAATGTATTTGAAAGAAGCCACTCCCTGAGCCTGCTCTATGCCTTGTCATATCAGGCCCTGCTGTCCTGCTATTGGGAATTATATTCCTGCTCTGCCTCAACCATGTATTTCCTCAATTGCTCTTCTATGCTGAACTCCAGCTCTCTTATCAAATGTGAGAGGCAGTATTGATTGTTCCAGGGCCTTCAGCCCACGTCCGATATTAAGCCCTGTATCCTAGCCAGCTTCCAATTTGGGTAATGacattttgccttttgaaaatgcCTCTAACTTCCATTAAGAGTTGCTGTTCTTTGCTTCTTGTAACGAAGCAATATAGTGTTGCAGTGTGCTGTTAAATGGTGCTGTGCTCTAGTGACAAAGGGGTTGCAGGTGAAAAAATTTGCCTGAACCCTGCTCCTCCCCCGTCTGACTGCACGCCCAAGTTGTGTTTTGCAGATGCAGCGTCCAAACATGCCACCCAGGCCTTTTTTGACTGCCTGCGAGCGGAGATGGAACAGTATGAAATCGATGTGACTGTTGTGAGCCCTGGCTATATTCAGACAAACCTGTCTGTCAATGCTGTAACTGCAGATGGATCTCGCTATGGAGGTGAGGATTGGCCttctgccaaattaaatgtaaaaatttaATAagagccaaaaactcaaaaggtaataacaaaatgtttaagtacatcagaagcaggaagcctgctaaacaaccagcggggcccctggatgatcgagattcaaaaggagcacttaaagatcataagtcatcgcagagaaactaaatgaattatttgcttcagtcttcacagctgaggatgttagggagattcccaaacctgagccgtcttttgtaggtgacaaattttgaggaattgtcacagattgaagtgtcactagaggaggttttggaatgaattgagaaacttaacagtaacaagtcaccgggaccagatggcattcacccaagagttctgaaagaactcaaatgtgaaattgcagaactattaactatggtttgtaacctgtcctttaaatcaactactgtacccagtgattggaagatagctaatgtaacaccaatatttaagaagggctctagaggtgatcctggcaattacagacaaGTAATTAGTTAATTACGGCAATTACAGTACCGGGctaattagttgaaacaataaaattgtcagacgcttagaagaacataaattgttgcacaaaagtcaacatggtttctgtaaagggataTCATGTTTTACTAatttattagagttctttgagggggtcaacaaacatgtggacatagtgtacagtaacttctcacttagtcgtcctggttaacgttgtttcattgttacgttgctgatcaattagggaacgtgttcatttaaagttgtgcaatgctccactATTatgttgtttggctgcctgctttatAATATACCTgtaattaaattgcttgtttaaaatgtatataatgccttttgtctggcaaaaaaaaatttccctggaacctaaccccctccagttacattaattcttatggggaaattggattcacttaacatcatttcatttaaagtcgcatttttcaagaacataactacaacgttaagtgaggaattactgtacttagatttccagaaagcctttgacaaggtccctcaccacaggctcttacgtaaattaagttgttatgggataagagggaagatcctttcttGGATTGagtaaaagacagggaacaaagggtaggaataaatggtaaattttcagaatggagaggggtaactagtggtgttccccaagggtcagtcctaggacgaattctattcaacttattcataaatgatctggagaaaggggtaaacagtgaggtggccaaGTTTGCAGATGTTACTAAACTGTTCGAGATAGTTaagatcaaagcagactgtgaagaacttcaaaaaggtctcacaaaattaagtgattgggcaacaaaatggcaaatgaaatttaatgtggataaatgtaaagtaatgcacattggaaaaaaataaccccaactatatatacaatatgatgggggctaatttagctacaactaatcaggagaaagatcttggagtcatcatggatatttctctgaagacgtccacgcagtgtgcagcagcagtcaaaaaagcaaaggggatgttaggaatcatttaaaaagggatagagaataagacggagaatatcttattacccttatataaatccatggtacgcccacatcttgaatactgcatacagatgtggtcccctcatctcaaaaaagatatactggcattggaaaaggttcagaaaagggcaactaaaatgattaggggtttggaacgggtcccatatgaggagagattaaagaggctaggacttttcagcttggaaaagaggagactaaggggggatatgatagaggtatataaaatcatgaatggtgtggagaaagtgaataaggaaaagttatttacttgttcccataataaaaactaggggccaccaaatgaaattaatgggtagcaggtttaaaacagataaaaggaagttcttcttcactcagcgcacagtcaacctgtggaactccttacctgaggaggttgtgaaggctaggactataacagggtttaaaagagaactggataaattcatggacgttaagtctattaatggctattagccaggatgggtaaggaatggtgtccctagcctctgtttgtcagagggtggagatgaatggcaggagagagatcacttgattattacctgttaggttcactgcctctggggcacctggcattggccactgtccgtagacaggatactgggctggatggacctttggtctgacctagtatggccattcttatgtactcaTAGGAAACACTATCGCTTCTCTGCTAACAAACTACTCTCAACGCCTCCACCTTGGCAATTTGCCAGATCTCTATGTTGCAGGCAAGAGAGTGATTGCATTAGCAGAGTTCTACAAAAGGGTTGCATCGGCCTCAGGAGTTTGGGGAATGGGGTTTTCCTCAAGGAATGGCTTTGATGCTGGCTGTAGGGGTGTCTCCAAGGAGTAGCACAAAAGCTGAGATCTCTCACAAAGAAGAAATTGCTATGTGGGGGTTACACAGGGACCTCAAGGGGCTTTAAATGGTACATATGAGCAGGCATTTTTAACAAGCCAATTCTGTGGCAGTCCACACCTGTTTGAAACAAGCTTAATTGACCGTATTTCttacagtgttgctgtagccatattggtcccaggatattagagagaaggtggatgaggtaatcttttattggaccaacttctattgataaaaaaaaacattacctcatccacctggtGTCTTTGTTTCTTACAGGGATACAAAGACTATCCAATAGAAAGGAGGCTGTTAGTtaagagggaaggaggaaaatGAGTTCAGATTATTGAACTATAGCTCCAGCTGAGCTTTGGGGAATGTGGAAACTATCCTCGTCTCCCTCATTTCAGCCAGTCAATATGCACCTGGCATTTACACAGTAAAGTAACAGCAAGTGAAACTTGTGAGAGTGTTCAACATTGGAGCCTCCATCCATAACTGAACTAAAATGTCTAATAATGCCTCTGGTGAACCGCATGGTTCAGTGGTGGAGCAATGGCCTGGGATCTGGGAGGACCCCCTCTACTGACCCGAGCTCAGCCATCACTCCAAACTTGGACTCCCAACAAAGCCACCTGAAACTGGTTTAAAAGCAAGAATCTCACTGACAACAAAACGCTGAGCTTTCCTGGGGAAATAACCCTTCAGAAACGAGTGCTTACCTGCTGCGGTCCATGCTGATTTCCCTTTGCTCTTTACAGTTACGGACAAGAACACCAGTGAAGGCAgaacagctgcagaggtggctcaGGTGGTTCTTAATGCAGTGGGGCAGAAGAAGAAGGAGGTGCTCGTAGCTGGCTTACTGCCTTCCCTGGCTGTTTACCTGCGAACTCTGTCCCCCAGACTCTTCTTCACCTTTATGGCATCTAGAGcaagaaaggagaggaaagcGAAGGACTCTTAGGCAGACCTCAGCTCCCACAGGTATTGACTAGGGAAAGGAAATGAACTCAGGCATCTTGGCGTTGTCTATGGATGTGTTACTTCaagaaacaaatttaaaaggTTCCATCTTACCATTGAGTGCAGAGTTGGAAGTTCCATGCAGACCACAGGAGGCCCACGGTGCCAGAAAACAGTGCCATACCATCACCTAGAGAAGGCTTCCTCTACTACAGGTGAACTGGCTGAAGCTGCAAGGGATAATACCTGAGGAGAATCTTtcccactctccccaccctcatttTGAGTTTTAGTGCTCTCCATTGAGTAGGAACCAGTGCTGGCTAAAGCCAAGCACAGGCAGACAGATGTTAGCTTTCCCCCGCAGTGCTTCCAGTGAACTTCAGTCCTCACCCAGGAGCTCTCCAGAGCAGAGTCTGCCCCCAATCTGATCCAGAACTTATCCCTTGGGTTGGAATGGTCTGTGTCCCTAGTACACAGCATCACTTGATTTAA
Coding sequences within:
- the DHRS7B gene encoding dehydrogenase/reductase SDR family member 7B isoform X2, whose translation is MDLTFTAIVPLLLGSVGLFALFRLLQRMRMRAYLQDAVVVITGATSGLGKECAKAFHAAGSRLVLCGRNGERLQDLVQELSAKANHAKNIHKPFTVIFDLSDTKMVVSAAEEILKCVGHVDILINNAGISYRGMILDTGMDVDKKVMETNYFGPIAFTKALLPSMIKRQQGHIVVISSVQGKISIPFRSAYAASKHATQAFFDCLRAEMEQYEIDVTVVSPGYIQTNLSVNAVTADGSRYGVTDKNTSEGRTAAEVAQVVLNAVGQKKKEVLVAGLLPSLAVYLRTLSPRLFFTFMASRARKERKAKDS
- the DHRS7B gene encoding dehydrogenase/reductase SDR family member 7B isoform X1 → MVTGIARKNIHKGKLMDLTFTAIVPLLLGSVGLFALFRLLQRMRMRAYLQDAVVVITGATSGLGKECAKAFHAAGSRLVLCGRNGERLQDLVQELSAKANHAKNIHKPFTVIFDLSDTKMVVSAAEEILKCVGHVDILINNAGISYRGMILDTGMDVDKKVMETNYFGPIAFTKALLPSMIKRQQGHIVVISSVQGKISIPFRSAYAASKHATQAFFDCLRAEMEQYEIDVTVVSPGYIQTNLSVNAVTADGSRYGVTDKNTSEGRTAAEVAQVVLNAVGQKKKEVLVAGLLPSLAVYLRTLSPRLFFTFMASRARKERKAKDS